One Dreissena polymorpha isolate Duluth1 chromosome 9, UMN_Dpol_1.0, whole genome shotgun sequence genomic window carries:
- the LOC127846461 gene encoding uncharacterized protein LOC127846461 → MDIHLRDVLCSLSHIVLYAILASAGVDGGSLRRQTATCTETSVVDIESNAGVKIEPIEQSRVYIETLSTPFDDGHTLRFEFNTKSGNGTLFYAVRRNDIYDMVSAEISDGYVQFKIRCRSSYADLTIPGIRVDDGEWHRIKFHRKKRKGIFLLDDMEYFEHYYVGCGGFTSVNFGSTHRDHDDSFSVRELQHKNGHLSGCIRNVKITTGIDTPPKYTAISQCN, encoded by the exons ATGGATATACATTTGCGGGATGTATTGTGTTCGTTGTCCCATATTGTGCTCTATGCCATACTGGCGAGTGCTGGTGTCGATGGCGGGAGTTTACGTCGGCAGACGGCCACGTGCACAGAG ACCTCTGTCGTCGACATTGAGTCAAATGCTGGGGTGAAAATAGAACCTATTGAACAGAGTCGCGTCTATATTGAAACACTGTCTACGCCTTTTGATGACGG GCACACTTTGCGTTTTGAGTTCAATACAAAATCCGGCAACGGGACGCTGTTCTATGCCGTGCGCCGCAACGATATCTACGACATGGTGTCAGCGGAGATCAGTGACGGATACGTGCAGTTTAAGATACGCTGCCGCTCCTCGTACGCTGACCTCACCATTCCGGGCATCCGGGTGGATGATGGCGAGTGGCACAGG ATCAAGTTCCATCGCAAGAAACGAAAGGGCATCTTCCTGCTGGACGACATGGAGTACTTCGAGCACTACTATGTAGGCTGTGGCGGCTTTACCTCCGTCAACTTCGGCAGCACCCACCGAGACCACGATGACTCCTTCAGCGTGCGCGAGTTACAG CATAAAAACGGCCATTTAAGCGGATGTATACGTAATGTTAAGATAACTACGGGAATAGACACACCGCCCAAGTACACAGCCATTTCGCAGTGCAATTGA